The stretch of DNA GGATATTGTCGCCGTGGTCGTGGATTCAAGTGACAAAGTATGATGTTACGATGTAATTAAGATTCTTACACCCGTAGTATTTTAAGGGTGTTATGTGACTGTCTGTAATCTTTGGCATAATGTTATTATATGAAAATCATCCACTTACCAtgcattatttttttataataccgAGAGAACATTTTATGTTTGTTGATATTTTGTTCTGTTGGTTGGTAGAACCTTCTGTGTGTACCATATAGATTTTAATTAAGGCTGATCGACACCTATGTCTACTCCTTATTTTGTCTTTACGTGTATCTACTATTATTGTCAGCTTCATGCATTTGTGAAAGTCAGTCATTTAGGAATCTACACCCACCAACTTTATATGAACTGGACTGAAGTTTAGTAGATTTTGTAGGCAAAAAATACTATTAATTGGTTGTACTTGTACAGGCTTCTGTTAGTTGAATGTGTATAGTCTCTTTTCAATAGCAAAAGCACGAAATAATAAAGAAAAGCATGCTATTTTAGCTGCGCAAAAGGCTAGGGGGAAttgttaaataatatttttggacCAAGTAAACATATTCATTCTTTTGgagtttttaatttgttttagATAAAGTAAGATATTAAGTGGACTGATTAATATAATTGAAGTTTTGTAGGCTAGTGAGTTTTATATTGTTATAAAACTGTCTACTTTGATTCCATGTCTGCAGAACACTAATTTTTTTCCTCACGTAAATTATATTTGACGATAAATGCAATCCTGCATTTACTTAATTATTCTAGCCAATGAAGGATCTTAAATGATTAACTGTGAAATTAATGTATCAAAATGTGAAGCCTTTTTATAAAGTTCTAATTTTCTATCTATATTCCTCTGCGTGGACAATGGTGGCACATCTTTCTCGTAACCttttttatgcaaattttttCCACTCAGGGATCGAGGCACGTGGATTTATATTTGGTCCTCCTATTGCATTAGCAATTGGAGCAAAGTTTGTACCGTTGAGAAAGCCGAAGAAACTGCCAGGTAATATTTCAATGTAGTTCCTTGTGTTAGAGAAGTGCTTTTATGTGGCATATGCCTTTTAGATTCAAAACCATATTATGTAAACTTAGTTTAAACTTACTTTATACTTGTGACACAATAAGATTTGTAAGTTTTGGATCTGATCATAAGCTTCAATTTTCCACTTTATCATCAGGTAAAGTATTCAGGCAAGAGTACGACTTGGAATATGGAAGCGATTGTCTTGAAATGCATGTTGGAGCAGTGGAGTCCGGTGAGCTTGCCATTGTAGTCGATGATCTAATTGCAACAGGTGGCACACTTTGTGCGGCCATGAACTTATTAGGTACACTACTATCTTTATCATGCTTATTAGTGGATCAGAAACTATGATGATTTGATATGACTATAATTTCGTATTTAAGATTTAAGACATTCACAAGTAAATTTCGATGTTCCCACGTATCAATTTACTTTGACTCGATGTATACCCAATTCTTGCTTCATTGTTATTCAACTGACATTCAAGTATTCAATCTAGGTGGACCGAAGAGTTGTGTCAGGTGTGTTGGGCGTGAGGGTCAGTTTGTCCTCTTTTCTTTTAGGAAAACAAAAAGATCGACGTGCTGAGTTACCTGATTATATTAAGACTGTTTCACAAACTCTATATCTCATTTTTGTGTATACAAAGATTAACTCCATGGTAATAGGGCCAGGTCTTGGTTTTGATCCAAAATAAACTAGACCGGGTTAATAAAAGACAAACCACTTGGGATCTATGAACCAGGCATATTCTATGTCAAGAAAATAACAGTTAAACACGAGCATTGGCATTGAGACTGAGTTGATTTAGCTCTGAACTCATTTTGGTTGGAGTCAAGTTGTACCCTCGAGCCCTGGAGAACACATCTTTGTATCAACTAATGGTGTTGTCTAACTAGCATAATGTTGTGGTAACTGCTCTCAACCTACCAACCTATCTCTCTCCACCTCTTGTTGTGTGTGTATGAACATTCTGTTAGTCTGAATCTTACAGCTTTCGAACATGATAACATTTTATCTTTTTGCATGAATATGCTTGGATGGATTTTGAGTTGAAATTCTTGTTCATCAGAGCGTGCTGGGGCTGAAGTGCTCGAATGTGCCTGTGTCATTGAGATACCAGGTCTCAAGGTAATACGCCACCAGCGTTTTCTTAGTAGTGGGTTAACTTTATCTCGGGTATCTAAAATTTAACACGCACAAGAATTTTGATCCTCCATCTTTTGCATGAAATAGAATTGTTACTATTTCTGCAAAATTTGGACATTTTACATAGACCAGAACATGGTTCATGAACAGCTGGTTCCAACCAGATTTAGTTTTCGTTAACTGTAACCAGCAAGGCAGTTACGATGTGTTCATGTTATTCACTCCTTTAACGTTTTTTTAGGGACGGGAGCGGTTAAATGGCAAGCCGGTTTATGTTCTCGTGGAGTCACAATAGAACTTTTTTCACTGCTCTTTTCAAGAACTATTGATTGGGTCGTCACTTGGAAATCTTCCATTTCCCCATTTCATTTCTCCATGATTCTTCACATATCAGAGTAGGAATTTGTGGGTAAATTGTTTGTTGAAATGTTGCTCATGTATTAATGATAcatctctgttttttttttattctgaGGCCTTCTCAAACGTATACGCCTCAAATATGATGTGCTGGTCCAATCATTTCTTGTTTCGAATAGTGTTCCAATTCATAATTCTATGTTTTGTTCAAACAAGTGTTGAGAGTTCCGCACGAGTGAATTAACTATGTCTTGAATTGTGTAGTGCTCGTGTCATCATTCAAAAATCAGGTTGCTCAAATCAAAGTAATTTAGATTCTCTACTCTTCACAACTTTTAGTATGGAGAAAAAAAGTCGAAGTTACAAAAGTTTATTTCAGAACAAGGGGATATAGAGTAGCaaaaatagattaaaaaaaacagatgcaaaaaatattaaaacaccAGAGTAAAAAGGTTGCAGGAAAGATGCTAATAAACTAGTAATGAATCAGTTTGGATTGGTATGTCAATGATTTATTTTAATCGATTTGATCACTGATTCTTCTCATACATGACTTCCTATGATAATACATTCTCCTGTCATGCATTGAGTTAACGGACACTTGTTATAGGATCCTAATGAAGGACTCTTGCATTTCATTTTTTCGATTTCAGTACCTTGGCTTTCAAGTTATTACGTCGAAAACCATGTAATGTTTCCAATCAAGCATATTTGGCAATCTTCCATTACAAAGTATCATCAGTTTCCATGAGATGATACTAAAGAAATACCTGTTTTTGTAATCAGATTTCATAGTTGATGTGGTGAAATGTCTTTGTTTGTATTATTATCAAAGCATGTTGGCACCAAATTCCGTGCTCAAAAGATACCAAATCTGGTAATATAACTATTGCTTAATCACATGTCAGGTAAGAAGAAATGTCGATTTCATGACAATAACTCCACATAGGGTACCTAGTTGTTTCTTTGCTTACAAGGTTTTCATTATTTGAcaatttctattttatttacaaCTGGATGAAATAATacaaacaatttaaaaatataatatgcttGCATTATACACGCAGTCTGCATATTCTGTTCAAACGATACTAAAATATAAGATAATATGTATGTATAATTATGAAGTCGTTGTTTAAcaacttaatttaattaatttggtATGTTTACCTTGCATT from Primulina eburnea isolate SZY01 chromosome 6, ASM2296580v1, whole genome shotgun sequence encodes:
- the LOC140834632 gene encoding adenine phosphoribosyltransferase 4-like; the encoded protein is MLQGTMSALKADDPRISAIQSTIRVVPNFPKPGIMFQDITTLLLDPKSFKDTVDLFVERYKSKNISVVAGIEARGFIFGPPIALAIGAKFVPLRKPKKLPGKVFRQEYDLEYGSDCLEMHVGAVESGELAIVVDDLIATGGTLCAAMNLLERAGAEVLECACVIEIPGLKGRERLNGKPVYVLVESQ